One region of Aminobacterium colombiense DSM 12261 genomic DNA includes:
- a CDS encoding AEC family transporter has product MGSFFIVLPIVIIVGIGWFIRNKGLVREEAFAGMNFILYWVALPALLFRVTYNADVGILSGGNFVKAVYVSLMIAPPMALIFGRFVGLKKERLAVLTMVSIRSNNIFMGVPAVSVALGEAGLQALSLYLAVVMAGYQLISIAWGQIVLSGSFRISALKDAFKKIFTNPLIMACIAGIIFALAGTGPMPRWIDEALKALGNVGNGLALLALGASLNLTRVGASLKETWETLLFKLVIFPSIVWLFLLLWPVDPILFQTTVLVSSMPIAVNSYIVAKGMGMDPAYTAESIAASTLCSIVTIPLWATVLGLS; this is encoded by the coding sequence GTGGGAAGCTTTTTCATTGTTCTTCCTATTGTCATTATCGTCGGCATTGGATGGTTCATCAGAAATAAAGGTCTTGTAAGGGAAGAAGCTTTTGCTGGAATGAATTTTATTTTGTATTGGGTAGCTCTCCCAGCCCTCCTTTTTAGAGTAACTTACAATGCAGACGTAGGAATTCTCTCTGGAGGGAATTTTGTTAAGGCCGTTTATGTTTCACTTATGATTGCACCTCCGATGGCGTTGATCTTCGGCCGGTTTGTGGGACTGAAAAAGGAACGTCTTGCTGTTCTGACCATGGTGTCCATTCGTTCCAACAATATCTTTATGGGCGTCCCCGCTGTTTCTGTCGCTTTGGGGGAAGCCGGTCTTCAGGCCCTCTCCCTCTACCTTGCCGTGGTGATGGCTGGCTACCAGCTCATTTCCATAGCATGGGGGCAGATCGTCCTCTCTGGAAGCTTTCGTATCAGTGCATTAAAAGATGCGTTTAAAAAAATATTTACCAACCCCCTTATAATGGCCTGTATCGCAGGAATTATCTTTGCCCTTGCAGGAACGGGCCCCATGCCCAGATGGATCGACGAAGCTCTTAAGGCCTTAGGGAATGTAGGCAATGGTCTTGCACTCCTCGCCCTTGGGGCATCCCTTAACCTTACGAGGGTAGGGGCGTCTCTTAAAGAAACGTGGGAAACTCTTTTGTTCAAGCTTGTTATTTTCCCTTCAATTGTGTGGCTTTTTTTGCTCCTCTGGCCAGTTGATCCCATTCTTTTTCAGACAACAGTGCTTGTGTCTTCCATGCCTATTGCCGTAAACTCTTATATTGTGGCTAAAGGCATGGGGATGGATCCGGCATACACGGCAGAGTCCATTGCCGCGTCAACTTTATGTTCAATTGTTACAATTCCTTTGTGGGCGACAGTATTGGGTCTCTCCTGA